Within Topomyia yanbarensis strain Yona2022 chromosome 2, ASM3024719v1, whole genome shotgun sequence, the genomic segment TTTTGGAGCAGCATAAACAGATGCACATAATATAACAAAGACCAAATCAATATAACCTCTGGCGCAAAAGtacaatctcgacaaacatatgattacggcctaaaagccaactgtcaaaatccactttgaatggaaaatccggacaaaccgttatacgccaatcacagatgttggtagtaaatgaaagagaaaagttttctctttcataaactgttgtgaactgtgtttgactagtaacggtttgtctggaatttccattcaaagtggattttgacagttggcttttaggccgtaatcatatgtttgtcgagcaatgtagtatacaaatctccaaTATAGGATACGTGGAAgatattggaaatggtaactaaataagtatggtagtataatagttgaattataatggtggaatgtatcagtagtattcccaatatggtgagtattatatgaatagttaggaaatggttccgaagatttctagaatggtatttatttatacgggccggtatttaaattttaattgtcGAATCCCTTCGAAGAAAAGTGTACATTATTCACAGTGTAACAACAATTTCCAATATTTCCAAAGGGCACGTCGAAGGGGAACTGGATTCTACAAAGCTGTCATTTCTTGTAAACAAACCTAAGctacagagatgccagatttgcagacaagtctgcaaattcgcagacttttaatttaagctgcagattttttcgatgacgcagatatttgcagattttctagtttggttgcagatatttgcagattttttagttttgttgcagatatttgcagatttttgaatataaaggcttttggttacactagctttcctgacatttttgttcttcccagacttttaaaattattatcgcagacatttgaaaaaagtacctggcatctctgctaagctaaaagaaataaacagaaaaaaatgtgcgttTCTATCCTGAAGTTTTTGTAATAATTTCGTTCTAATTAGCTGACTACTGTTCTGTCCCTAAATCTAAAAAAGCTACATATAGAAGGCAAAAATGAGTGATTCCGAATCGGACACTAACGATCAGGCCGGAAATATCGAACACTTCAACGGCCCGGTTGAAAACGCATGGCTTCTTAAGATTCCAGAGTTTAAGAAGGAGGACAATCCAAATGGTGTTCTGGAAGAGAGCTCATTTTCCTGTCTGTTTCCTAAATATCGGGAAAAGTACATCAAGGAGTGTTGGCCACTCGTCGAGAAAGCTCTAGAGGGCAATCATCTTAAAGCGGAAATGGATTTGATTCAGGGAAACATGACCGTGAAAACGACCAGAAAGACGTGGGATCCGTTCATCATTCTGAAGGCAAGAGATTTAATCAAACTGTTGTCCAGATCGGTTCCTTTCGAGCAGGCTGTTAAGGTTTTGGATGATGAAATCAGTTGCGATATCATCAAGATTAAGAATCTTGTGCGAAACAAGGCAAAGTTTGTGAAACGAAGAAATCGATTAATCGGTCCCAACGGATGCACTTTGAAATCACTAGAGCTGCTGACTAACTGCTATGTTCTGGTACAAGGTGCAACCGTCTCTGCTATTGGTCCGTACAAAGGACTTCAGTGCGTTCGGAAGGTCGTGGAAGAGACGATGAAAAACATTCATCCAATTTACAACATCAAGGCCCTAATGATCAAGCGGGAACTGATGAAGGATGACAAATTGAAG encodes:
- the LOC131682807 gene encoding KRR1 small subunit processome component homolog, whose product is MSDSESDTNDQAGNIEHFNGPVENAWLLKIPEFKKEDNPNGVLEESSFSCLFPKYREKYIKECWPLVEKALEGNHLKAEMDLIQGNMTVKTTRKTWDPFIILKARDLIKLLSRSVPFEQAVKVLDDEISCDIIKIKNLVRNKAKFVKRRNRLIGPNGCTLKSLELLTNCYVLVQGATVSAIGPYKGLQCVRKVVEETMKNIHPIYNIKALMIKRELMKDDKLKEENWERFLPKFQAKNTTKRKKPKEQKKKKNKEQTPFPPPLLESKVDKQLASGEYFLTEAQKSVKRNQERKDKEKKNSQVQKTRREMDFVAPDESKSKMENVGSGKLDVKALKSKIAKANKRNKK